From Firmicutes bacterium HGW-Firmicutes-1, the proteins below share one genomic window:
- the asnB gene encoding asparagine synthase (glutamine-hydrolyzing) gives MCGFVGFIDKIDDKNSVLTNMMNEIIHRGPDSEGQYIDDNVALGFRRLSIIDLEGGSQPLYNEDSTMVLVFNGEIYNYKLIREDLVSKGHIFKTSTDSEVLLHGYEEYGTELVKKLRGMFSFVIWDKRNQSLFCARDFFGIKPLYYSQSNGTFMFGSEIKSLIQHPSFIKELNERALENYLTFQYSPTNETFFRGIYKLPPAHYFIYKSGEMNIERYWEPEFETEDKSLEDYVDLIDDQFKESVEAHKISDVEVGCFLSSGVDSSYVASCFHGDKTFTVGFDYHKYNEIDYAKELSSYINIDNYHKIITTEEYWSVLPKVQYHMDEPLADPSAVALYFVSQLASEHVKVVLSGEGADELFGGYNIYREPMDIAFYTKLPHGLRKAIGFLAKFLPDVKGKNFLIRGSKTIEERFIGNAFMFTEKERKALLTITTDAVAPQVLTKPFYNKVKDKDDATKMQFLDIHMWMAGDILLKADKMSMAHSLELRVPFLDKEVMKLAGKIPTKYRVHPVNTKYAMRLAALRNIPEKVAQKKKLGFPVPVRVWLREEKYYLIVKEAFSSEHSKQFFDEKELLKILNLHYKGKKDNSRKIWTIYMFLVWYQQFFVQKG, from the coding sequence ATGTGTGGATTTGTAGGATTTATAGATAAAATAGATGATAAAAATTCAGTTTTAACGAATATGATGAATGAAATTATTCATAGAGGACCAGATAGTGAAGGACAGTATATTGACGATAATGTGGCTTTGGGATTTAGAAGACTATCTATTATTGATTTAGAAGGTGGATCACAGCCCCTTTATAATGAAGACAGTACTATGGTATTGGTTTTCAATGGGGAAATATACAATTATAAGCTAATTAGAGAAGACTTGGTTTCCAAGGGACATATTTTCAAGACCTCAACAGATTCTGAAGTATTGTTACATGGCTATGAAGAATATGGAACTGAACTCGTAAAAAAGTTAAGAGGTATGTTCAGTTTTGTAATATGGGATAAAAGAAATCAATCACTTTTTTGTGCTCGGGATTTTTTTGGTATTAAGCCTTTATATTATAGTCAAAGCAACGGTACCTTCATGTTTGGGTCAGAAATTAAGAGCTTAATTCAACATCCAAGTTTCATTAAAGAACTAAATGAAAGGGCATTAGAAAATTATTTAACCTTTCAATATTCCCCAACAAATGAAACCTTTTTTAGAGGAATTTACAAGCTACCTCCAGCGCATTATTTTATTTATAAAAGTGGTGAAATGAACATTGAGAGGTATTGGGAACCAGAATTTGAGACTGAAGATAAATCATTAGAAGATTATGTTGATTTGATTGATGATCAGTTTAAAGAATCAGTTGAGGCACACAAAATTTCCGATGTTGAGGTTGGTTGTTTCTTATCAAGTGGTGTAGACTCTAGCTATGTTGCCTCTTGTTTTCATGGAGATAAAACCTTTACTGTAGGATTTGATTATCATAAGTACAATGAAATTGATTATGCGAAGGAATTATCATCCTATATTAATATCGATAATTATCATAAGATTATTACAACAGAAGAATACTGGAGTGTACTACCGAAGGTTCAGTATCATATGGACGAGCCTTTGGCAGATCCTTCTGCAGTAGCGCTATATTTTGTAAGTCAGTTGGCAAGTGAACATGTAAAGGTTGTTCTGTCAGGAGAAGGAGCGGATGAGCTATTTGGTGGTTACAATATATACAGGGAACCAATGGACATTGCTTTTTATACTAAGCTTCCACATGGTCTTAGAAAAGCGATTGGATTTTTAGCAAAATTCCTTCCGGATGTAAAAGGCAAGAATTTTCTTATACGAGGAAGTAAGACGATTGAAGAACGTTTTATTGGAAATGCGTTTATGTTTACTGAAAAGGAAAGAAAAGCATTACTAACAATTACTACTGATGCGGTTGCTCCACAAGTCTTAACGAAACCTTTTTATAACAAGGTGAAGGACAAAGATGATGCTACAAAAATGCAGTTTTTAGACATTCATATGTGGATGGCTGGAGATATTTTATTAAAGGCTGATAAGATGAGTATGGCTCATTCGCTTGAACTTAGAGTGCCATTTTTGGATAAAGAGGTTATGAAGTTGGCGGGTAAAATTCCAACAAAATATAGAGTTCATCCAGTCAATACAAAGTATGCAATGCGTTTAGCTGCACTTAGAAATATTCCAGAAAAAGTAGCGCAGAAAAAGAAGCTCGGCTTTCCTGTGCCTGTTCGTGTTTGGTTGCGTGAGGAAAAATACTATTTGATTGTTAAGGAAGCTTTTTCTTCAGAACATTCTAAGCAATTTTTTGATGAGAAGGAATTACTAAAAATACTCAACCTTCATTATAAAGGTAAAAAGGATAACTCTAGAAAAATATGGACAATATATATGTTTTTAGTATGGTATCAACAATTTTTTGTGCAGAAGGGATAA
- a CDS encoding RluA family pseudouridine synthase, with protein MKSYIISSIEENQRVDKYIMKVLGKASKSFIYKMFRKKNIKLNDKKIEGHEILMEGDEIKIFFSDDTFETFKKEEDRKVATSITFTILFEDENLLVCNKPVGLLSQPDGKGENLVDQIESYLNMKESSFKPGICNRLDRNTSGIIIAGKNIKALQLINGAIASRAVEKLYLTIVKGVITDENTIEGYLLKDEATNKVTIHLQPKGDFIKTIYKPIKNNGDYTLLQVKIITGKSHQIRAHLQSIGHPIVGDHKYGDSKVNRYFDKHFHLNNQLLHAYKFEILEIEGQLHYLNNKQFEAPLTAQFDTIVTELF; from the coding sequence ATGAAATCCTATATAATTAGTTCTATTGAAGAGAACCAACGTGTAGATAAATACATAATGAAAGTTTTGGGAAAAGCATCTAAAAGCTTTATTTATAAAATGTTCCGTAAAAAAAACATTAAGTTAAATGATAAGAAAATTGAAGGTCATGAGATATTAATGGAAGGCGATGAAATTAAAATCTTTTTTTCCGACGATACTTTTGAAACCTTTAAAAAAGAAGAAGATCGTAAAGTTGCAACATCGATTACCTTTACAATTTTATTTGAAGATGAAAATTTGCTTGTATGTAATAAACCTGTTGGCTTATTATCTCAACCAGACGGCAAGGGCGAGAATTTAGTTGATCAAATTGAGAGCTATTTGAATATGAAAGAAAGTAGCTTTAAGCCTGGGATTTGTAATCGATTAGATCGTAACACAAGTGGAATTATTATTGCAGGCAAGAATATAAAAGCTCTTCAATTGATAAATGGTGCAATCGCATCGAGGGCTGTTGAGAAACTGTATCTAACAATTGTGAAAGGTGTTATTACCGATGAAAATACCATTGAAGGGTATTTGCTTAAGGATGAAGCTACGAATAAGGTAACGATCCATCTACAACCTAAGGGTGACTTTATTAAAACAATCTATAAACCAATTAAAAATAACGGGGATTATACGTTGTTACAGGTTAAGATCATAACAGGGAAGTCACACCAAATAAGAGCGCACCTTCAAAGCATTGGACATCCTATTGTAGGAGATCACAAATATGGTGATTCAAAGGTTAACAGATATTTTGATAAGCACTTTCATTTGAACAATCAATTATTGCATGCCTATAAATTTGAAATTTTAGAAATTGAGGGGCAGCTTCATTACTTAAACAATAAGCAATTTGAAGCGCCTTTAACAGCACAATTTGATACAATTGTGACGGAATTGTTTTGA
- a CDS encoding Holliday junction resolvase RecU, which produces MMAWQSRGLRGSALEELINLTNEKYREHGLALIQKIPTPIKPIKLDQEKGHISLAYFEKRSTVDYIGVVQGIPICFEAKETTKNELPLQNIHQHQLDFMSDFEKQEGIAFLIVFFALHNEYYYLPYCQLNEFFEQVKMGSKKSIPYEAFQKQYKIETKSGYYLHYLEPLGAFLNDKGK; this is translated from the coding sequence ATTATGGCTTGGCAATCAAGAGGTTTAAGAGGAAGTGCACTTGAAGAGTTAATAAATCTAACGAACGAAAAATATAGAGAGCATGGGTTAGCTCTCATTCAAAAGATTCCAACCCCAATAAAGCCAATAAAATTAGATCAAGAAAAAGGACATATTTCTTTAGCATATTTTGAAAAAAGAAGCACTGTTGACTATATTGGAGTAGTTCAAGGAATACCTATTTGTTTTGAAGCAAAAGAAACAACAAAAAATGAATTGCCCTTACAAAACATTCATCAACATCAACTCGATTTTATGTCAGATTTTGAGAAACAAGAAGGAATTGCTTTTTTAATTGTTTTTTTTGCACTTCATAATGAATATTATTATTTACCTTATTGCCAGTTGAATGAATTTTTTGAACAAGTTAAAATGGGAAGCAAAAAATCCATTCCCTATGAAGCGTTTCAAAAACAATATAAAATCGAAACAAAATCGGGTTACTATCTACACTATTTAGAGCCGCTTGGGGCCTTTCTAAACGATAAAGGTAAATAA
- a CDS encoding copper amine oxidase, which yields MKKIMMILVSIVLLVGSYTFCAGSSKGIPITMYLNGSFISTDVLPFKSNGTTYVPIKPLTDALGITEVMFEKEDNSVTIVDSNKTIKLFIDQSIVWVNEREYYINARPTIVNNRAMVPLEFIAENFGCKISWDKLTGSINITKEGLQIAKNTSKDSYTPDDVLWLSRIVHVEAKGTEYECKLAVANVVLNRKNSGVFPNTIYGVIFHPGQFPPAHKSGFSSLIPYEGSIIAAKDALNGKNNISRSLYFNNRPFGSKSNDLYKIIDGEYFYY from the coding sequence ATGAAAAAAATAATGATGATTTTAGTTTCAATTGTTTTACTAGTAGGTTCGTATACTTTTTGTGCAGGTAGTTCAAAAGGCATACCAATTACTATGTACCTAAATGGAAGCTTTATATCAACCGATGTACTACCATTTAAATCTAACGGAACGACTTATGTTCCAATCAAACCACTTACTGATGCTCTTGGAATCACTGAAGTGATGTTTGAAAAAGAAGATAATAGCGTTACAATTGTTGATAGTAATAAAACAATTAAGCTTTTTATTGATCAAAGCATTGTCTGGGTAAATGAAAGAGAATATTATATTAACGCTAGGCCTACAATTGTAAACAATCGAGCTATGGTTCCACTGGAGTTTATTGCTGAAAACTTCGGTTGTAAAATTTCTTGGGACAAGCTAACAGGCTCAATTAATATAACAAAAGAAGGTTTGCAGATTGCTAAAAACACATCAAAAGACAGCTATACCCCTGATGATGTGCTTTGGTTGTCAAGGATTGTTCATGTTGAGGCCAAAGGTACGGAATATGAATGTAAGCTTGCGGTTGCGAATGTAGTGCTGAATAGAAAAAACAGTGGTGTTTTTCCAAATACAATTTATGGAGTGATTTTTCACCCGGGTCAATTTCCACCGGCTCATAAAAGTGGATTTTCTAGCCTAATACCATATGAGGGTTCCATTATTGCAGCAAAAGATGCTTTAAATGGAAAAAACAATATTTCTAGAAGTTTGTATTTTAACAATAGACCGTTTGGTTCAAAATCAAACGATCTTTACAAGATTATTGATGGCGAATATTTTTATTATTAG
- the hisZ gene encoding ATP phosphoribosyltransferase regulatory subunit, giving the protein MIDRLLHTPDGVRDIHLVEASRKNELQNRILSIFHSYGFKDVQTPTFEYIDIFSKERGTIDTKMMYKFFDRDGNILALRPDITPSIARFVASTFEDDGLPKRICYLGNTFRNNESYQGKLREFTQAGVEFIGVDSADADAEIIAVVVNSLLASGLEEFQIDIGLASFFKGLVEEAGLDASYEEELRRLIDEKNYIATEELLQSLHLDQEHKSTLLDLPKLFGSIDVLVQARKMTENKRALDALDRLEKIYEILSDYGIENYISIDLGMVSQINYYTGIVFRGYTYGTGVAIADGGRYDSLIGQFGHDEPAVGFAIIIDELMAALESQEIILPTEEINTLLIYNSLSRKIAIGIAESMRYQEMNIEIGLLEETIEKNIEYGKKHEIGGIMNFISEEEVELINLKTNERSVILVSELFEDHQEEEHQHEHEYEKDGEA; this is encoded by the coding sequence ATGATTGACCGTTTGCTGCATACACCAGATGGAGTAAGAGATATACATTTGGTTGAAGCTTCAAGAAAAAACGAACTACAAAATAGGATACTTAGCATATTTCATTCATATGGATTTAAAGATGTTCAAACACCTACCTTTGAATATATAGATATTTTTAGCAAAGAAAGAGGTACGATTGATACGAAAATGATGTACAAATTCTTTGATAGAGATGGAAATATATTGGCATTACGACCTGATATTACTCCATCAATTGCTCGGTTTGTAGCATCAACCTTCGAGGACGATGGCTTACCAAAAAGAATTTGCTATCTTGGAAATACTTTTAGAAATAACGAAAGTTATCAAGGTAAGTTAAGAGAATTTACACAAGCTGGTGTAGAATTTATTGGTGTAGATAGTGCTGATGCAGACGCAGAAATCATTGCTGTTGTTGTAAACAGTTTGCTTGCATCAGGGCTTGAAGAATTTCAAATTGATATAGGATTGGCTAGTTTTTTCAAAGGGTTAGTTGAGGAAGCTGGTTTAGATGCTTCCTATGAGGAAGAGCTTCGAAGATTAATTGATGAAAAGAACTATATCGCTACAGAAGAGCTTCTCCAAAGCTTGCATTTAGATCAAGAACATAAAAGTACTTTATTGGATTTGCCTAAGCTATTTGGATCTATAGATGTACTCGTCCAAGCAAGAAAAATGACTGAAAATAAAAGAGCATTGGATGCTCTTGATAGATTAGAGAAAATTTATGAGATTCTTTCGGATTATGGAATAGAAAATTATATTTCTATTGATCTAGGGATGGTAAGTCAAATTAATTATTACACAGGTATTGTTTTTAGAGGATATACCTATGGAACAGGCGTTGCAATTGCTGATGGAGGACGATATGACTCTTTAATTGGACAATTTGGTCATGATGAGCCAGCTGTTGGTTTTGCTATTATTATTGATGAATTAATGGCTGCATTAGAGAGCCAAGAAATAATATTGCCTACAGAGGAAATTAATACACTCTTAATTTATAATTCACTTTCCAGAAAAATTGCGATTGGAATAGCTGAAAGCATGAGATATCAAGAAATGAATATTGAAATTGGACTATTAGAGGAAACTATAGAAAAGAATATTGAATATGGTAAGAAGCATGAGATAGGTGGCATTATGAATTTTATTTCAGAAGAAGAGGTAGAATTGATTAATTTGAAAACCAATGAGAGATCAGTAATATTAGTATCAGAGTTATTTGAAGATCACCAGGAAGAAGAACATCAGCATGAGCACGAGTATGAGAAGGATGGTGAAGCTTAA
- a CDS encoding ATP phosphoribosyltransferase, with protein sequence MRYLTIALAKGRLAKKAMSMLEEIGITCDEMKEDSRRLIFTNEELKLKFFLAKANDVPTYVEYGSADIGIVGKDTILEEKRNLYEVVDLGFGKCNMVVAGPKAMEEKLKYSNTIRVATKYPNIAKDYFYNKKNQKVDIIKLNGSIELAPLVGLSEVIVDIVETGSTLKENGLVILDTICSLSARMVVNRVSMKMEGERINKIVEGLRNLK encoded by the coding sequence ATGAGATATTTAACAATAGCATTGGCTAAGGGAAGACTTGCAAAAAAAGCAATGTCTATGCTTGAAGAAATCGGTATAACCTGTGATGAAATGAAAGAAGATTCCAGAAGACTGATCTTCACAAATGAGGAGCTTAAATTAAAGTTTTTCCTTGCTAAGGCGAATGATGTTCCAACTTATGTAGAGTATGGGTCTGCAGACATTGGAATAGTAGGGAAAGATACTATTTTAGAAGAAAAAAGGAATTTATATGAAGTAGTTGATTTGGGTTTTGGAAAGTGCAATATGGTAGTTGCTGGTCCAAAGGCGATGGAAGAAAAGCTGAAATATAGCAATACAATAAGGGTTGCTACTAAATACCCTAATATTGCAAAGGATTACTTTTATAATAAAAAAAATCAAAAGGTTGATATTATAAAACTCAATGGGTCTATAGAACTAGCACCATTGGTTGGTCTATCAGAAGTAATCGTAGACATTGTGGAAACGGGATCAACACTTAAGGAAAATGGTTTGGTAATATTAGATACTATTTGTTCATTATCAGCTAGAATGGTAGTAAATAGAGTTAGTATGAAAATGGAAGGTGAACGTATTAATAAAATAGTTGAGGGTCTGAGAAATTTAAAATAA
- the hisD gene encoding histidinol dehydrogenase, with protein MKIFNFKDGQRIDIKKMLIERAPMSYGRYEEQVAKIIEEIKINGDSAVIEFSKQFDGVSLEMNTIKVTKEDIDFAYSQVEPTIIEVIKRAKFRIEAFHNKQKTYSWFDTSEKGAILGQKVTPIESVGVYVPGGKAVYPSSVLMNVLPAIVAGVEKIVMVTPPSKELEGRINPLTLVAADLCGIHEIYKVGGAQAIAALAFGTQIIPKVDKIVGPGNIFVALAKKAVYGHASIDSIAGPSEVLVIADASANAKFVAADLLSQAEHDELASAVLVTTDEALAYEVEKEIIRQTGYLSRHEIIKASLDKFGAIIIVDSLQEAVDICNDIAPEHLELCVKEPFSVMPMIKNAGAIFLGDYSPEPLGDYMAGPNHVLPTNGTAKFFSPLNVDDFVKKSSIISFDEDALALLKDDIITFANAEFLTAHANSIKVRFEDDK; from the coding sequence ATGAAAATATTTAATTTTAAAGATGGACAAAGAATTGATATTAAAAAAATGTTAATTGAACGTGCTCCAATGAGCTATGGTAGGTATGAGGAGCAAGTTGCTAAAATAATTGAAGAGATTAAGATAAATGGTGATAGTGCGGTTATTGAATTTAGCAAACAATTTGATGGCGTATCCTTAGAAATGAATACAATAAAAGTAACAAAAGAGGATATTGATTTTGCATATTCACAAGTAGAACCTACTATAATAGAAGTTATTAAAAGAGCCAAGTTTCGTATAGAGGCATTTCATAACAAACAAAAAACCTATAGTTGGTTTGATACCAGCGAAAAAGGAGCGATTCTTGGTCAAAAGGTTACCCCTATTGAAAGTGTTGGAGTTTATGTTCCTGGTGGTAAGGCTGTGTATCCTTCCTCGGTACTCATGAATGTATTACCTGCAATCGTTGCAGGAGTTGAGAAAATAGTAATGGTTACACCCCCTTCAAAGGAATTAGAAGGACGTATTAATCCGCTAACCTTAGTTGCAGCTGATCTATGTGGTATTCATGAAATATACAAGGTAGGTGGAGCACAGGCAATTGCTGCCCTTGCCTTTGGTACACAGATAATACCTAAGGTAGATAAAATTGTTGGACCAGGAAACATATTTGTTGCTTTGGCCAAAAAAGCTGTTTATGGGCATGCCAGTATTGATTCTATAGCAGGACCAAGTGAGGTGTTGGTAATTGCTGATGCCTCAGCAAATGCAAAATTTGTTGCAGCAGATTTATTATCTCAAGCAGAACATGACGAGCTTGCTTCTGCTGTCCTGGTAACTACTGATGAAGCACTGGCTTATGAAGTAGAAAAAGAAATTATAAGACAAACAGGGTATTTATCTAGACATGAAATTATAAAGGCTTCCTTAGATAAATTTGGTGCAATCATTATTGTTGATTCATTGCAGGAAGCAGTTGATATCTGCAATGATATTGCGCCAGAACATTTGGAATTATGTGTAAAGGAACCATTTTCTGTGATGCCAATGATTAAAAATGCTGGAGCAATCTTTTTGGGAGATTATAGTCCAGAACCATTGGGTGACTATATGGCGGGACCTAACCATGTACTACCTACGAATGGTACTGCAAAGTTCTTTTCACCACTTAATGTTGATGATTTTGTCAAGAAATCTAGCATCATATCATTTGATGAAGATGCATTAGCATTATTAAAAGATGATATCATTACCTTTGCTAATGCAGAATTTTTAACGGCACATGCCAATTCTATAAAAGTGAGGTTTGAAGATGATAAATAA
- the hisC gene encoding histidinol-phosphate transaminase produces the protein MINNYLRKDLLDFKNYHVPTLDYKIKLDANENPFFHSENVMAKAIEWLQEKDNLTRYPDNNQNSLREKIGTTFGVTKDNVICGVGSDQIIEYILKVFIDPGDTILVPSPSFSMYQLSNTLNHGKTVEYELEDDFSYNIEKIIDLYQIHNPKVIFICSPNNPTGTIISKAKLKQLLEVVKCPVVIDEAYGEFIDDGMISEINYHKQIVILKTFSKAFGLAGLRVGYGIGSTSMIDAISIAKAPYNLSSFSAAMAEMVLTDIEYYKENIKLIKENRDYLFENLKKVPVIDEVYPSEGNFILIKVKDTGVANHLQHFRILVRGYGNSGRLANCIRLTIGNKEENEMLLKRLNEFYKLF, from the coding sequence ATGATAAATAATTATTTGAGAAAAGATTTGTTAGATTTTAAAAATTACCATGTTCCGACCCTTGATTATAAAATAAAACTTGATGCAAATGAAAACCCATTTTTTCACAGTGAGAATGTAATGGCTAAAGCAATAGAATGGCTTCAAGAAAAGGACAATTTAACTAGATATCCTGATAATAATCAAAATAGTCTGCGTGAAAAGATTGGTACTACCTTTGGAGTTACAAAAGACAATGTAATTTGTGGTGTAGGTTCTGATCAAATTATTGAGTATATTCTTAAGGTTTTCATTGATCCTGGCGATACAATATTGGTTCCGAGTCCTTCCTTTAGTATGTATCAATTATCAAATACTCTAAACCATGGGAAAACCGTTGAATATGAACTTGAGGATGATTTTTCATATAATATTGAGAAAATAATTGATTTGTATCAGATACATAATCCTAAAGTGATTTTTATCTGTTCTCCAAACAATCCGACGGGTACAATTATTTCCAAAGCAAAACTCAAACAATTATTAGAGGTTGTAAAATGTCCAGTTGTAATAGATGAAGCTTATGGAGAATTTATTGATGATGGAATGATTTCTGAAATAAATTATCATAAGCAAATTGTAATACTAAAAACATTTTCAAAAGCATTTGGATTGGCGGGCTTAAGAGTTGGCTATGGAATAGGATCCACATCAATGATTGATGCGATTAGTATTGCAAAAGCCCCTTACAATTTATCGAGTTTTTCCGCTGCTATGGCAGAAATGGTTTTAACTGATATCGAATATTATAAAGAAAATATTAAGTTAATAAAAGAAAATAGAGATTATTTGTTTGAAAATCTAAAAAAAGTACCAGTAATCGATGAAGTATATCCGTCTGAAGGCAACTTTATATTAATTAAAGTAAAAGATACGGGTGTTGCAAACCATTTGCAGCATTTTAGAATTTTAGTAAGAGGATATGGGAATAGTGGTAGGCTAGCAAACTGTATTCGTCTTACGATTGGAAATAAAGAAGAGAATGAAATGCTTTTGAAAAGATTGAATGAATTTTACAAATTATTTTAA
- a CDS encoding imidazoleglycerol-phosphate dehydratase HisB, with protein MLRKTSIKRETKETTIEMDFNLDGSGLYSIDSGVGFFDHMMNHIAKHGFFDLDLRCKGDLYIDCHHTIEDIGIVFGKCIQETIGNKEGIKRYGSAIIPMDETLVLCALDLSGRPFLNFDVEFSAMKLGDMDTEMIEEFFRAVAVNGGMNLHIKLLNGKNNHHIAEGIFKAFANALDTATMIDQRIVGTRSTKGMLE; from the coding sequence ATGTTAAGAAAAACGAGTATCAAAAGAGAAACGAAAGAAACAACAATCGAAATGGACTTTAATCTAGATGGAAGTGGCCTATATAGCATTGATTCCGGTGTTGGATTTTTCGACCATATGATGAACCATATTGCGAAACATGGATTCTTTGATTTAGATCTAAGATGTAAGGGTGATTTATATATTGATTGTCATCATACAATTGAGGACATCGGTATTGTTTTTGGTAAATGTATTCAAGAAACGATTGGAAATAAGGAAGGTATCAAAAGATATGGATCAGCCATCATACCAATGGATGAAACCCTTGTACTATGTGCTCTTGACTTATCAGGGCGTCCATTTTTGAACTTTGATGTAGAGTTTTCTGCAATGAAGCTAGGAGATATGGATACAGAAATGATTGAAGAGTTTTTTAGAGCGGTTGCTGTGAATGGAGGAATGAATTTACATATTAAATTATTAAATGGTAAAAATAATCATCACATCGCAGAAGGTATCTTTAAAGCATTTGCGAATGCGTTAGATACGGCTACCATGATAGATCAGAGAATAGTAGGAACAAGATCAACGAAAGGCATGCTGGAATAA
- the hisH gene encoding imidazole glycerol phosphate synthase subunit HisH: MSIGIIDYGMGNLKSVSNALKFIGYNSFISSDIKELAKAEKLILPGVGAFKDAVALIREKNIEAFIHKIHQEEVPLLGICLGMQLLFDSSNEFGKHEGLSLLKGEIVKLDVDLKIPHMGWNKLEIKKEAPLFVGLPENSYVYFVHSYHLQTAEDIVSATTYYGKEIQIAAQEKNTFALQFHPEKSGDVGLQILKNFASLL; the protein is encoded by the coding sequence ATGAGCATAGGTATTATAGATTATGGAATGGGTAACCTCAAGAGTGTTTCTAACGCTTTAAAATTCATTGGATATAATTCGTTTATTTCTTCCGATATCAAAGAGCTTGCAAAGGCAGAAAAATTAATTTTACCTGGTGTTGGTGCCTTTAAAGATGCGGTTGCACTTATTAGGGAAAAGAACATTGAAGCCTTCATACACAAAATACACCAGGAAGAAGTTCCTTTGCTAGGTATTTGTTTAGGTATGCAGCTCTTATTTGATTCTTCTAACGAATTTGGGAAGCATGAAGGATTGTCATTACTTAAGGGAGAGATCGTTAAATTAGATGTTGATTTAAAAATCCCTCATATGGGATGGAATAAGCTAGAAATAAAAAAAGAAGCACCTTTATTTGTAGGTTTACCGGAAAATAGTTATGTCTACTTCGTTCATTCATATCATTTGCAAACAGCTGAGGACATTGTTTCTGCAACTACTTATTATGGAAAAGAGATTCAAATTGCTGCACAAGAAAAAAACACTTTTGCACTTCAATTTCATCCTGAAAAAAGTGGAGATGTAGGACTTCAAATTTTGAAAAATTTTGCTAGCCTATTATAG
- a CDS encoding imidazole glycerol phosphate synthase subunit HisF, whose amino-acid sequence MFCKRIIPCLDVDKGRVVKGVQFVDLIDAGDPVEVAKAYNKSLADEIVFLDITASHEARETIIDVVRKTAAEIFIPLTVGGGIRTTEDFRNILLAGADKVAVNSAAIGRPELINEAAEKFGSQCVVVAMDAKRNNERGSWDIYINGGRVNTNIDAIQWAIEVEQRGAGEILLTSMDCDGTKAGYDVELTRIISESVHIPVIASGGAGNMEHFATVLTEGKADAALAASLFHFKEIEIVELKEYLNQHNVPVRL is encoded by the coding sequence ATGTTCTGTAAAAGAATTATACCTTGTTTAGATGTAGATAAAGGAAGAGTGGTTAAAGGAGTTCAATTTGTTGATCTTATCGATGCGGGTGATCCAGTTGAGGTCGCAAAGGCTTATAATAAAAGTTTAGCTGATGAAATTGTATTTCTGGATATCACAGCATCTCATGAAGCAAGAGAAACAATTATTGATGTCGTGAGAAAGACTGCAGCAGAGATATTTATTCCACTTACTGTAGGTGGGGGAATTAGAACAACAGAAGATTTTAGAAATATATTGCTTGCGGGTGCAGATAAGGTAGCTGTTAACTCAGCGGCCATAGGAAGGCCAGAACTCATTAATGAAGCAGCTGAGAAGTTTGGCAGCCAATGTGTTGTAGTGGCGATGGACGCAAAAAGAAATAATGAAAGAGGAAGCTGGGATATCTATATTAATGGAGGGCGAGTCAATACGAATATTGATGCTATTCAATGGGCAATTGAGGTTGAACAAAGAGGAGCAGGTGAAATATTATTAACCAGTATGGATTGCGATGGTACCAAGGCAGGCTACGATGTAGAGCTAACGAGAATAATTAGTGAGAGCGTTCATATTCCTGTGATTGCTTCAGGAGGAGCAGGAAATATGGAGCACTTTGCTACAGTATTAACGGAAGGCAAAGCTGATGCTGCTTTAGCAGCAAGCCTATTTCACTTTAAAGAGATTGAAATAGTTGAATTAAAGGAGTACTTGAACCAACATAACGTGCCAGTTAGATTATAA